CTGCACCCGGAAAAGCGGGACAAACTACAACCTTCCTCGCGCCAAGCGCCTCTGCCAACGCTGCGGCCACGGGGCCGATATTACCTTCAGGTGTACTATCAAACGTCGAGCAATATTTGAACAATATCTGCTTGCAGCCCTGAGCCAGAAGCCATTTCAACGCCCGCAACGATTGTTCAACGGCCTCAGCGGCTGGAATGCTGCGCGATTTCAGTGCCACAACACCAACTTCGACGCTAGGATGCGCCTCTTTATCTGGCACGCCTGAATATTGCGTCACCCGCATACCTTGTTTCGACAAGGTATTCGCAAGATCACTGGAACCGGTGAAGTCATCACCGATACAACCAAGTAACATAATCTTTGCCTTTGTTAGAAAAAAACAAAAAAGGAACTCTAATCAGTCCCACTCTTCTGCTTGTAAATGTCCCAATAGGTTTGAACCACAGTGTTCAAATGATTTCGCATAGCGGCTTCTGCTCGGTCCGCATCACGATCACGAATTGCTTCGAAAATATTTCGATGAGCTGCCGCAGCCATGGAAAGTGCTTGTGGATGACTGAGCGACATCCGTCGCTGGTCTTCAAGCAATTCCATCACAACTTCGTACAGCGCATCAAGAAGAGGATCCTGACCAATCGCAGCTATAAACTGGTGGAAAGCATCATCCGTTGCGGAGAAAACAGCGATGTCACCACCACTATTTTCATTTCTCTCCAGTAGCTCTTCCAGCTTTACTATATCTGAGGGACTCGCAAGACGCGCAGCTTCGCGCACCATAGCAATTTCAACAAAAATTCGGGTCTTTTGGAACTGGCGAA
This DNA window, taken from Brucella pseudogrignonensis, encodes the following:
- a CDS encoding FCD domain-containing protein; amino-acid sequence: MSGFGAPVHLSRERLSDKIARDIEARVLSGELTIGDQLPSERELMVHYGVGRPAVREALLWLNKTGILAVSNGDRTRVTEPDPRDLLQLLSGAAKMLVARPQGVRQFQKTRIFVEIAMVREAARLASPSDIVKLEELLERNENSGGDIAVFSATDDAFHQFIAAIGQDPLLDALYEVVMELLEDQRRMSLSHPQALSMAAAAHRNIFEAIRDRDADRAEAAMRNHLNTVVQTYWDIYKQKSGTD